In a genomic window of Mustela nigripes isolate SB6536 chromosome 8, MUSNIG.SB6536, whole genome shotgun sequence:
- the RNF215 gene encoding RING finger protein 215 isoform X2, whose translation MGPAARPPLRSPPPPPPPPPSPLLLLLPLLPLWLGLAGPGAAADCSEPEAGAGRGGARAVRVDVRLPRQDALVLEGVRIGPEVDPAPALGGRLLLMDIVDAEQEVPVEGWIAVAYVGKEQAAQLHQESQGSGPQAYPKALVQQLDISQLLLRPVIVLHYSSNVTKLLETLLQRTQATAEITSGESLSANIEWKLTLWTTCGLSKDGYGGWQDLVCLGGSRAQEQKPLQQLWNAILLVAMLLCTGLVVQAQRQAARQSQQEPGGQVDLLKLRVLRRLASLKTRRCRLGRAAQGPPEPGAETCAVCLDYFCNKQWLRVLPCKHEFHRDCVDPWLMLQQTCPLCKFNVLGNRYSDD comes from the exons ATGGGCCCCGCTGCTCGCCCTCCGCTGAGGTCGCCCCCGCCGCCTCCTCCGCCGCCGCCTTcgccactgctgctgctgctgcccctgctgccgCTCTGGCTGGGCCTGGCGGGACCCGGGGCCGCGGCGGACTGCAGCGAGCCtgaggccggggcggggcggggcggggcccgcgCCGTACGAGTGGACGTGAGGCTGCCGCGGCAGGACGCGCTGGTCCTGGAGGGCGTCAGGATTGGCCCCGAGGTCGACCCCGCACCCGCGCTGGGCGGCCGCCTGCTGCTG ATGGACATCGTGGATGCTGAGCAGGAGGTACCCGTAGAAGGCTGGATTGCAGTGGCATACGTGGGCAAGGAGCAGGCGGCCCAGTTGCACCAGGAGAGTCAGGGCAGCGGTCCCCAGGCCTATCCCAAGGCCCTGGTCCAGCAG CTAGATATATCGCAGCTTCTGCTCAGGCCAGTGATTGTCCTCCATTACTCTTCCAATGTCACCAAGCTGTTGGAGACACTGCTGCA GAGGACTCAGGCCACAGCCGAGATCACTAGTGGAGAGTCACTGTCAGCCAACATCGAGTGGAAGCTGACCCTGTGGACCACCTGTGGCCTCTCCAAGGATGGCTACGGAGGATGGCAGGACTTGGTGTGCCTGGGAGGCAGTCGGGCCCAGGAGCAG AAGCCCCTGCAGCAGCTGTGGAATGCCATCCTGCTGGTGGCCATGCTCCTGTGCACAGGCCTCGTGGTCCAGGCCCAGCGGCAGGCAGCCAGGCAAAGCCAGCAGGAACCCGGAGGCCAG GTGGATCTGCTCAAGCTCCGCGTGCTGCGGAGACTGGCATCCCTGAAGACCCGGCGCTGCCGTCTGGGCCGCGCAGCCCAGGGTCCCCCAGAACCAGGTGCTGAGACCTGTGCCGTGTGTTTGGACTACTTCTGCAATAAGCAG TGGCTCCGGGTGCTGCCCTGCAAGCATGAATTTCACCGAGACTGCGTGGACCCCTGGCTGATGCTCCAGCAGACTTGCCCGCTATGCAAATTCAATGTCCTGG GAAACCGCTACTCAGACGATTAG
- the RNF215 gene encoding RING finger protein 215 isoform X4, with protein sequence MGPAARPPLRSPPPPPPPPPSPLLLLLPLLPLWLGLAGPGAAADCSEPEAGAGRGGARAVRVDVRLPRQDALVLEGVRIGPEVDPAPALGGRLLLMDIVDAEQEVPVEGWIAVAYVGKEQAAQLHQESQGSGPQAYPKALVQQMRRALFLGASALLLLILNHNVVRELDISQLLLRPVIVLHYSSNVTKLLETLLQRTQATAEITSGESLSANIEWKLTLWTTCGLSKDGYGGWQDLVCLGGSRAQEQVDLLKLRVLRRLASLKTRRCRLGRAAQGPPEPGAETCAVCLDYFCNKQWLRVLPCKHEFHRDCVDPWLMLQQTCPLCKFNVLGNRYSDD encoded by the exons ATGGGCCCCGCTGCTCGCCCTCCGCTGAGGTCGCCCCCGCCGCCTCCTCCGCCGCCGCCTTcgccactgctgctgctgctgcccctgctgccgCTCTGGCTGGGCCTGGCGGGACCCGGGGCCGCGGCGGACTGCAGCGAGCCtgaggccggggcggggcggggcggggcccgcgCCGTACGAGTGGACGTGAGGCTGCCGCGGCAGGACGCGCTGGTCCTGGAGGGCGTCAGGATTGGCCCCGAGGTCGACCCCGCACCCGCGCTGGGCGGCCGCCTGCTGCTG ATGGACATCGTGGATGCTGAGCAGGAGGTACCCGTAGAAGGCTGGATTGCAGTGGCATACGTGGGCAAGGAGCAGGCGGCCCAGTTGCACCAGGAGAGTCAGGGCAGCGGTCCCCAGGCCTATCCCAAGGCCCTGGTCCAGCAG ATGCGGAGGGCACTCTTCCTGGGagcctctgccctgctcctcctCATCTTGAACCACAACGTGGTCCGAGAG CTAGATATATCGCAGCTTCTGCTCAGGCCAGTGATTGTCCTCCATTACTCTTCCAATGTCACCAAGCTGTTGGAGACACTGCTGCA GAGGACTCAGGCCACAGCCGAGATCACTAGTGGAGAGTCACTGTCAGCCAACATCGAGTGGAAGCTGACCCTGTGGACCACCTGTGGCCTCTCCAAGGATGGCTACGGAGGATGGCAGGACTTGGTGTGCCTGGGAGGCAGTCGGGCCCAGGAGCAG GTGGATCTGCTCAAGCTCCGCGTGCTGCGGAGACTGGCATCCCTGAAGACCCGGCGCTGCCGTCTGGGCCGCGCAGCCCAGGGTCCCCCAGAACCAGGTGCTGAGACCTGTGCCGTGTGTTTGGACTACTTCTGCAATAAGCAG TGGCTCCGGGTGCTGCCCTGCAAGCATGAATTTCACCGAGACTGCGTGGACCCCTGGCTGATGCTCCAGCAGACTTGCCCGCTATGCAAATTCAATGTCCTGG GAAACCGCTACTCAGACGATTAG
- the RNF215 gene encoding RING finger protein 215 isoform X3 — protein sequence MGPAARPPLRSPPPPPPPPPSPLLLLLPLLPLWLGLAGPGAAADCSEPEAGAGRGGARAVRVDVRLPRQDALVLEGVRIGPEVDPAPALGGRLLLMDIVDAEQEMRRALFLGASALLLLILNHNVVRELDISQLLLRPVIVLHYSSNVTKLLETLLQRTQATAEITSGESLSANIEWKLTLWTTCGLSKDGYGGWQDLVCLGGSRAQEQKPLQQLWNAILLVAMLLCTGLVVQAQRQAARQSQQEPGGQVDLLKLRVLRRLASLKTRRCRLGRAAQGPPEPGAETCAVCLDYFCNKQWLRVLPCKHEFHRDCVDPWLMLQQTCPLCKFNVLGNRYSDD from the exons ATGGGCCCCGCTGCTCGCCCTCCGCTGAGGTCGCCCCCGCCGCCTCCTCCGCCGCCGCCTTcgccactgctgctgctgctgcccctgctgccgCTCTGGCTGGGCCTGGCGGGACCCGGGGCCGCGGCGGACTGCAGCGAGCCtgaggccggggcggggcggggcggggcccgcgCCGTACGAGTGGACGTGAGGCTGCCGCGGCAGGACGCGCTGGTCCTGGAGGGCGTCAGGATTGGCCCCGAGGTCGACCCCGCACCCGCGCTGGGCGGCCGCCTGCTGCTG ATGGACATCGTGGATGCTGAGCAGGAG ATGCGGAGGGCACTCTTCCTGGGagcctctgccctgctcctcctCATCTTGAACCACAACGTGGTCCGAGAG CTAGATATATCGCAGCTTCTGCTCAGGCCAGTGATTGTCCTCCATTACTCTTCCAATGTCACCAAGCTGTTGGAGACACTGCTGCA GAGGACTCAGGCCACAGCCGAGATCACTAGTGGAGAGTCACTGTCAGCCAACATCGAGTGGAAGCTGACCCTGTGGACCACCTGTGGCCTCTCCAAGGATGGCTACGGAGGATGGCAGGACTTGGTGTGCCTGGGAGGCAGTCGGGCCCAGGAGCAG AAGCCCCTGCAGCAGCTGTGGAATGCCATCCTGCTGGTGGCCATGCTCCTGTGCACAGGCCTCGTGGTCCAGGCCCAGCGGCAGGCAGCCAGGCAAAGCCAGCAGGAACCCGGAGGCCAG GTGGATCTGCTCAAGCTCCGCGTGCTGCGGAGACTGGCATCCCTGAAGACCCGGCGCTGCCGTCTGGGCCGCGCAGCCCAGGGTCCCCCAGAACCAGGTGCTGAGACCTGTGCCGTGTGTTTGGACTACTTCTGCAATAAGCAG TGGCTCCGGGTGCTGCCCTGCAAGCATGAATTTCACCGAGACTGCGTGGACCCCTGGCTGATGCTCCAGCAGACTTGCCCGCTATGCAAATTCAATGTCCTGG GAAACCGCTACTCAGACGATTAG
- the RNF215 gene encoding RING finger protein 215 isoform X1: protein MGPAARPPLRSPPPPPPPPPSPLLLLLPLLPLWLGLAGPGAAADCSEPEAGAGRGGARAVRVDVRLPRQDALVLEGVRIGPEVDPAPALGGRLLLMDIVDAEQEVPVEGWIAVAYVGKEQAAQLHQESQGSGPQAYPKALVQQMRRALFLGASALLLLILNHNVVRELDISQLLLRPVIVLHYSSNVTKLLETLLQRTQATAEITSGESLSANIEWKLTLWTTCGLSKDGYGGWQDLVCLGGSRAQEQKPLQQLWNAILLVAMLLCTGLVVQAQRQAARQSQQEPGGQVDLLKLRVLRRLASLKTRRCRLGRAAQGPPEPGAETCAVCLDYFCNKQWLRVLPCKHEFHRDCVDPWLMLQQTCPLCKFNVLGNRYSDD from the exons ATGGGCCCCGCTGCTCGCCCTCCGCTGAGGTCGCCCCCGCCGCCTCCTCCGCCGCCGCCTTcgccactgctgctgctgctgcccctgctgccgCTCTGGCTGGGCCTGGCGGGACCCGGGGCCGCGGCGGACTGCAGCGAGCCtgaggccggggcggggcggggcggggcccgcgCCGTACGAGTGGACGTGAGGCTGCCGCGGCAGGACGCGCTGGTCCTGGAGGGCGTCAGGATTGGCCCCGAGGTCGACCCCGCACCCGCGCTGGGCGGCCGCCTGCTGCTG ATGGACATCGTGGATGCTGAGCAGGAGGTACCCGTAGAAGGCTGGATTGCAGTGGCATACGTGGGCAAGGAGCAGGCGGCCCAGTTGCACCAGGAGAGTCAGGGCAGCGGTCCCCAGGCCTATCCCAAGGCCCTGGTCCAGCAG ATGCGGAGGGCACTCTTCCTGGGagcctctgccctgctcctcctCATCTTGAACCACAACGTGGTCCGAGAG CTAGATATATCGCAGCTTCTGCTCAGGCCAGTGATTGTCCTCCATTACTCTTCCAATGTCACCAAGCTGTTGGAGACACTGCTGCA GAGGACTCAGGCCACAGCCGAGATCACTAGTGGAGAGTCACTGTCAGCCAACATCGAGTGGAAGCTGACCCTGTGGACCACCTGTGGCCTCTCCAAGGATGGCTACGGAGGATGGCAGGACTTGGTGTGCCTGGGAGGCAGTCGGGCCCAGGAGCAG AAGCCCCTGCAGCAGCTGTGGAATGCCATCCTGCTGGTGGCCATGCTCCTGTGCACAGGCCTCGTGGTCCAGGCCCAGCGGCAGGCAGCCAGGCAAAGCCAGCAGGAACCCGGAGGCCAG GTGGATCTGCTCAAGCTCCGCGTGCTGCGGAGACTGGCATCCCTGAAGACCCGGCGCTGCCGTCTGGGCCGCGCAGCCCAGGGTCCCCCAGAACCAGGTGCTGAGACCTGTGCCGTGTGTTTGGACTACTTCTGCAATAAGCAG TGGCTCCGGGTGCTGCCCTGCAAGCATGAATTTCACCGAGACTGCGTGGACCCCTGGCTGATGCTCCAGCAGACTTGCCCGCTATGCAAATTCAATGTCCTGG GAAACCGCTACTCAGACGATTAG